The DNA segment TCCACCACAGCGCCGCGCCCAGCGCAGTGGCGCTGGCGACCCCGCCGACAAACCCCTCCACCGTCTTCGACGGCGACAGCAGCGGCGCGATCTTGCGCCTGCCGCACAGCTTGCCCCACACGTACTGCAACACGTCGCTGCCCTGCACCACGATCACCAGGAAGGCGATCAGCAGCAGGTTGCGGCCCTCGAAGCCCGGGATCGGCAGCGTCAGCAGCGCCGGTACGTGCGAGATGCAGAACACGCAGATCATCACCGCCCACTGCACCCCGGCGCAGCGTTCCAGGAAGCGCGTGGTCTCGGACGACAGCGCCGCCAGGATCGGCAGGAACAGGAAGGCGTAGACCGGGATCAGGATCGAGAACATGCCGTACCAGCCGGTGTAGACCAGCACGTACTGCAGCGGCAGGAACACGAAGAACGCGGCGGCGATGGCGCGGTGGTCGCCCCGGCGCGTGGTGGTGATGGTGACGAACTCGCGCAGCGCAAGGAACGACAGCAGGAAGAACAGCACGATCACCGCGGTGCGCCCCAGCGCGAAGGCCACGCCCATGATGCCGATCATCCACCACCAGGCATTGACGCGCTGCGCCAGGTTGTCGATCACCGCGTGCTGGCCGCCGCCGGCCACGCGCCAGCGCAGCAGCGCGGTCACGGTGGAGGCGAGCAGCAGCACCGCAAAGAGGCCGCCGAACAGCAGCCAGGTTTCATGGCTCCAGTGCAGGGTGGGCGTGGTCGGCATGGTCATCAGTCCAGTTCGGGGGCAAGCGCGAGCAAGCCGTCGCGGCAGCGGGAAAGGAAGCTCTCCTTGTCTTCGCCGTCGGCCACCAGTACCGGCCGGCCGAAGGTCACGGTGCACAGCAGCGGCACCGGCACGACCTCGCCCTTGGGCATGACGCGGTTGAGGTTGTCGATCCAGACCGGCACGAACTCCACCGCCGGGCAGGCGCGCGCCAGGTGGTAGATGCCGCTCTTGAACGGCAGCAGCCGCGCCTCGGTGGTATTT comes from the Cupriavidus sp. P-10 genome and includes:
- a CDS encoding phosphatidate cytidylyltransferase, whose protein sequence is MPTTPTLHWSHETWLLFGGLFAVLLLASTVTALLRWRVAGGGQHAVIDNLAQRVNAWWWMIGIMGVAFALGRTAVIVLFFLLSFLALREFVTITTTRRGDHRAIAAAFFVFLPLQYVLVYTGWYGMFSILIPVYAFLFLPILAALSSETTRFLERCAGVQWAVMICVFCISHVPALLTLPIPGFEGRNLLLIAFLVIVVQGSDVLQYVWGKLCGRRKIAPLLSPSKTVEGFVGGVASATALGAALWWITPFTPWQAGLIALVIALMGFLGGLVMSAIKRDRGIKDWGHMIQGHGGMLDRLDSVVFAAPVFFHLTRYWWVP